TTCAGGCCCAGACCCGCCGCCATGCCATCGAGGCTCTGGCGGCATCGGCCGCCGAGGTCGAAGGACTGGATCCCCAGGCCGTGACCGCAGCGGCCTGGTCCCGGGAGGAGGCCATGGGCACCGGCATCGGCAACGGCGTGGCCATTCCCCACGCCCGCATCCCGGCTTTAAATGAGCCCCGGATCGTGGTGGGTATCTCGGCTGCGGGCCTGGACTTCGACGCCCCGGACGACATCCCGGCCCATGTGATCTTCCTCATTCTCACCCCCCAGAACGACCCCTGCGCCCATTTGGACATCGTCTCAGGCATCGCCCGGCTCTTCCGGGACCGATCCATGCTCGATCGGTTCCTGACCGTTGGCAGCTTCACGGATTTTTTGGCCCTGGTCCAAACCGGGGTCCAATGGAAACGATAGGAGGAATCAGAAGTTGCAAGCTCGGCCCGTTCGTCAGAATGATCTTGCGACCATCTGCGGTTTCCCCAGAAACGCCGAAGAACTCTTTCATTTTTTTCCAAAAGCCGAGTTCCCCTTGACTCCGGAACGGCTTCAGGAAGCCATCGACGCACGGTCCGACTCCACGGTGGTGGATCTGGATGGAGATCCGATCGCCTTTGCCAACTTTTATCGATGGAATTTTCAAGGCCGGTGCAGCATCGGAAACGTCGTCGTCGCCCCGGCGGCCCGAGGCCGAGGCGTGGCCGTCTTTCTCGTCCGCCACATGATCGATCTGGCCTTTTCCAAGCACGAAGCCTCGGAAATCAGCGTGTCCTGCTTCAACGCCAATACCTCCGGCCTGCTCCTGTACGCCAAGCTCGGTTTTGAACCCTTTGCCATGGAGGAGCGCCGCGACGGTTCCGGTCGCCGCCTCGCCCTCCTGCACATGCACCTGAATCGAACAACCCAAGCCAACACCCTGGCCAAACAAATGGAGACATAGTTTGAACAAACAACGAATAATATTGTCCTATGTCATGGATCTGCCGGCCTCCCCGGAAAAAGTTTTCCCCCTGCTCTGCCCGGTCCGGGAGCGAGAATGGATTGAGCCCTGGCGATGCGAGATGGTCTATTCCGATTCAGGCTTGGTCGAGCTCGACTGCATCTTCACCACGGAATTTCTTGACGACGGCCCTCGCGACACTTGGGTCGTCAGCAGGCACGAGCCCCCGAAGGCCATTGAATTCGTCCGCATCAATCCCCTGAGGTCCATCCGTTACGCCATCCGTCTCCTGGAGGCCGAGGCCGACACCAGCAGATGGGAGTGGAGGCAAGTCTGCACCGCCCTAAACGAGGCCGGAGAAAATTTTCTGGCTGGATTGAGCCAGGAGGGCTTTGGCGAGGAAATGACTGTGCTGCAAACCATGCTTGCCCACTACCTGCGGACAGGGACGATGTTCTCTTTTACGTTGTCGGAAACCCAGAGGGTCTGATCCTCGAAAAAAACCATCTTCAAGGAGCAACCATGAGCACGTCCGTCGCCCGCATCATCGCCGGTCTCTTCCTCGGCCTGTTCCTGGCCGCCTGTCAGGGCGGTTCCGGATCCGACGGCCAGTCCACGGCCCTGCTGGTCACCGACGTCCATTTCGACCCCTTCCGCCAGCC
This genomic window from Deltaproteobacteria bacterium contains:
- a CDS encoding PTS sugar transporter subunit IIA — its product is MALIIMAMATSMLSGPLMRLGLGTKRKSRLQDALSSKLFVPDLQAQTRRHAIEALAASAAEVEGLDPQAVTAAAWSREEAMGTGIGNGVAIPHARIPALNEPRIVVGISAAGLDFDAPDDIPAHVIFLILTPQNDPCAHLDIVSGIARLFRDRSMLDRFLTVGSFTDFLALVQTGVQWKR
- a CDS encoding GNAT family N-acetyltransferase, yielding MQARPVRQNDLATICGFPRNAEELFHFFPKAEFPLTPERLQEAIDARSDSTVVDLDGDPIAFANFYRWNFQGRCSIGNVVVAPAARGRGVAVFLVRHMIDLAFSKHEASEISVSCFNANTSGLLLYAKLGFEPFAMEERRDGSGRRLALLHMHLNRTTQANTLAKQMET